One stretch of Pseudovibrio brasiliensis DNA includes these proteins:
- a CDS encoding non-ribosomal peptide synthetase: MNAHQLLNHFATHNVSLQTDGEKLRFKAPKGFLEPQLAAALKAQKSELISLLQRQAEDAKSTGVPLSASQRHLWYLHQLEPDNPFYNNPIALKVSGALDVETLHRAVNTVVARHDMLRAQFGLSDGVPQQTFAEHSELPLDVLNLSQLSDEEQSLALNDHVQKEASQPFNLDDGPLVRSSYVKLSEGEYVWLVNLHHIAADGWSIGLFFSEVTAHYNAFRQGMTPDVPTLKMQYADYVAHSQQSLSREQEQTQYWTEKLAGLPALLDLPTDYPRPTEQTHNGAHFELMFGDDLSDRVRSFCKSRSITPFALFLAGFAVVLWRYSKQEDICIGTSFANRHRAEVEPLIGHFINTLALKTQVSAHSTFAELVSQAQTAILEALDNQDLPFEKVVEAVNPERSPAHSPLFQVMLIYQNLPAGSTHMDGVEIEALATDSQTAKFDITLEVFERGPSFSLGFEYNKDLFTQARIERMARHLECFLSNAIDDPHGQVGLIKYITPEEQHLLTQVWPHGETHALSSTCIHEAFEAQCQRSPDAPALVCGEAVWSYAELNAKVNQLARHLQERGVKAGSPVGLLLERSSELVIAMLATLKAGGHFIPLEPGLPLKRLEYMVQDSQPDLIVTHPATADVMADLATTCDVKALSLNEELLEETTRSYDSTNLPASSTNADELAYIIYTSGTTGVPKGTKLTHKGLVNLVDWSNRTFPPKPGDALLQKTPMGFDAAIWEFFWPLCSGSSLVLAPPTAHRSPAELAQLCVSHDITAVQFVPAMLDLFLDEPLLTQCTHLRDVFCGGGELSGVLMRKFASKLPRATLHNLYGPTECTVDSTWHSILPEDHNKRAAPVGKPISNSKTYLLDENMSVVPVGLVGELYIGGAGLSSGYLNAPQQNASAFVENPFAPEETLYRTGDLAYYNEQGQLIFVGRKDNQIKLNGFRIELSEIEGVLLQHAACRSCAAIQVQREGGDAQLALCYTSSTGEPLLESDLRQHLSSKLPDYMLPHTLLHMEAIPLTNNGKIDYRAAEAAVMAHEAVFKVNQESPRDHIELQIYNIWREVLLHPSIGISDNFFHVGGSSIAAIKVAHRVGEAFEVQVPPKTFILNPTIEALASWIRAGAPKEDAQDNLITFRESQNGEHVVCIHPAGGTAFCYLSLAKILADDIGVYGLQSPGLNSGEDTLSSIPAMAEAYLKRIEHIAQDKIVLTGLSFGGYVAFEMARLLKARGNDNVSVILLDTQGFEEHERDSLAPVDLDEFRDKLVKFNGMYPGIDDAQIERYHRVYNHNRSCVPSYECQPLEVRVVFVQAFGSLNKDFLHELRQFWIERVTGSFMTRLVRGDHWELLESEEIQRVKKAISYEFQLFERKNSHTLSPAVPSVA; this comes from the coding sequence ATGAACGCGCACCAACTGCTCAACCATTTCGCCACGCATAATGTGAGCCTGCAAACAGATGGCGAAAAACTCCGTTTCAAGGCCCCAAAAGGATTTTTGGAGCCACAACTGGCTGCCGCGTTGAAGGCGCAAAAGTCCGAATTGATATCTCTATTGCAGCGACAAGCAGAGGACGCAAAATCAACTGGAGTTCCGCTTTCCGCTTCGCAGCGCCATTTGTGGTACTTGCACCAGTTGGAGCCGGATAACCCGTTCTACAACAACCCGATCGCGCTAAAGGTAAGCGGGGCGCTTGACGTTGAAACACTCCACCGCGCAGTGAATACCGTTGTTGCTCGTCATGACATGCTCCGCGCGCAGTTTGGTCTCAGCGATGGTGTGCCTCAGCAGACTTTTGCTGAACATTCAGAGCTTCCTCTTGATGTTCTGAACCTGTCACAGCTCAGCGATGAAGAGCAAAGCCTCGCACTGAACGATCATGTCCAGAAGGAAGCCAGTCAGCCGTTTAATTTGGACGACGGGCCACTTGTCCGCTCCAGTTATGTGAAGCTCTCCGAAGGCGAGTATGTCTGGCTGGTGAACCTGCATCATATTGCTGCTGACGGATGGTCAATCGGCTTGTTCTTCAGCGAAGTGACCGCCCATTACAACGCGTTCAGACAAGGCATGACGCCTGATGTTCCAACGCTCAAGATGCAGTATGCGGATTATGTGGCCCATAGCCAGCAATCGCTCTCTCGGGAACAGGAGCAAACCCAATACTGGACTGAGAAACTTGCCGGGTTGCCTGCCTTACTTGATCTGCCGACAGATTATCCCCGCCCCACAGAGCAGACACATAATGGCGCTCACTTTGAACTCATGTTTGGTGATGATCTGAGTGATCGTGTGCGTTCTTTCTGCAAAAGCAGATCAATCACACCTTTTGCGCTGTTTCTTGCTGGGTTTGCCGTTGTTTTGTGGCGTTATAGCAAACAAGAAGACATCTGCATCGGGACCTCTTTTGCCAATCGCCACAGGGCTGAAGTGGAACCTTTGATTGGTCATTTCATCAATACCCTTGCTTTAAAAACACAGGTATCAGCGCACAGCACCTTTGCAGAGTTGGTGTCACAAGCGCAGACGGCCATTTTAGAAGCCTTGGACAATCAAGACCTGCCTTTTGAGAAGGTGGTTGAAGCTGTGAACCCGGAGCGCTCACCAGCTCATTCGCCTCTATTTCAAGTCATGCTGATCTATCAAAATCTCCCGGCAGGTTCCACTCACATGGACGGGGTGGAGATAGAAGCGCTTGCAACCGATAGCCAGACGGCAAAGTTCGATATCACGCTGGAAGTGTTTGAGCGCGGGCCTTCGTTCAGCCTCGGCTTTGAATACAACAAAGACTTGTTCACGCAGGCTCGCATCGAGCGCATGGCCAGGCACCTTGAATGTTTCCTCTCAAACGCCATTGATGATCCGCATGGTCAAGTCGGTCTGATTAAGTACATCACACCAGAAGAACAACACCTGCTTACGCAAGTCTGGCCTCATGGTGAAACGCACGCACTAAGCTCAACGTGCATTCATGAGGCCTTCGAAGCGCAGTGCCAGCGCTCCCCCGATGCACCAGCTCTTGTCTGCGGTGAGGCAGTGTGGAGTTACGCCGAACTCAACGCCAAAGTAAATCAGCTTGCGCGCCATCTACAGGAACGTGGTGTCAAAGCAGGGAGCCCCGTTGGGTTGCTCCTTGAACGCTCCAGCGAACTGGTCATCGCCATGCTGGCGACCCTCAAAGCCGGAGGGCATTTCATCCCTCTCGAACCCGGCCTGCCCTTGAAGCGCCTTGAGTACATGGTGCAAGACAGCCAGCCTGATCTGATAGTGACGCACCCGGCCACTGCCGATGTGATGGCCGACCTGGCAACCACCTGCGATGTCAAAGCGCTATCTTTGAATGAAGAGTTGTTGGAAGAAACAACCCGATCCTACGACAGCACCAATCTTCCAGCGAGCAGCACGAATGCTGATGAGCTCGCCTATATCATCTACACCTCCGGCACCACCGGAGTTCCCAAAGGCACCAAGCTCACGCACAAGGGACTGGTCAACCTCGTAGACTGGAGCAATCGCACCTTCCCGCCTAAGCCCGGAGATGCGCTCTTACAGAAGACGCCGATGGGGTTTGATGCAGCTATCTGGGAGTTCTTCTGGCCGCTGTGTTCTGGTTCGTCACTGGTTTTGGCTCCCCCAACGGCTCATAGGTCGCCCGCTGAACTGGCACAGCTCTGTGTCTCGCACGACATTACAGCCGTTCAGTTTGTCCCTGCCATGCTGGATCTCTTTCTTGATGAACCTCTCCTCACTCAATGCACTCACCTTAGAGATGTATTCTGCGGTGGAGGGGAGTTAAGTGGCGTGCTGATGCGCAAGTTTGCCAGTAAGCTGCCAAGGGCGACGTTGCACAATTTGTACGGCCCAACAGAATGCACCGTGGACAGCACCTGGCACAGCATTTTGCCTGAAGACCACAACAAGCGGGCAGCTCCAGTTGGGAAACCTATCAGCAATTCAAAAACCTATCTGCTCGACGAGAACATGTCGGTTGTACCAGTTGGGCTGGTGGGAGAGCTCTATATCGGTGGTGCAGGTCTCTCCTCCGGGTATCTGAATGCCCCGCAACAGAACGCATCTGCTTTCGTAGAAAACCCGTTTGCTCCAGAAGAAACACTCTACCGCACCGGTGATCTTGCCTATTACAACGAACAGGGACAGTTGATTTTTGTAGGGCGCAAAGACAATCAGATCAAACTCAATGGCTTCCGCATCGAACTCTCAGAGATTGAAGGGGTTTTGCTTCAACATGCTGCTTGCCGCAGCTGCGCAGCCATTCAGGTTCAGCGAGAGGGCGGCGATGCTCAACTGGCGCTGTGTTACACCTCTTCAACGGGCGAGCCCTTGCTTGAAAGCGATTTGCGCCAGCACCTTTCCAGCAAGCTTCCTGATTACATGCTGCCTCACACGTTGCTGCACATGGAGGCGATCCCGCTCACCAACAATGGCAAGATAGATTACCGCGCTGCTGAAGCTGCCGTCATGGCACATGAGGCCGTGTTTAAGGTCAATCAGGAAAGTCCCCGCGACCATATCGAACTGCAGATCTATAACATCTGGCGAGAGGTGCTCCTGCACCCGTCCATTGGCATCAGCGACAACTTCTTCCATGTGGGTGGCTCATCCATTGCCGCGATTAAGGTCGCGCACCGTGTTGGCGAAGCATTTGAGGTTCAAGTGCCTCCAAAGACCTTCATTTTAAACCCAACAATCGAAGCGTTAGCCAGTTGGATACGCGCCGGAGCACCTAAAGAAGATGCACAAGACAACCTGATTACGTTCCGTGAAAGCCAAAACGGAGAGCATGTCGTGTGTATCCATCCCGCTGGTGGAACTGCATTTTGCTACCTGTCTCTGGCGAAGATCCTAGCCGATGACATCGGTGTCTATGGCCTTCAATCTCCCGGCCTGAACAGTGGGGAAGACACATTATCTTCCATCCCTGCCATGGCAGAGGCTTACCTGAAACGGATCGAGCATATCGCACAGGATAAAATCGTTCTGACAGGCTTGTCTTTTGGCGGTTATGTGGCGTTTGAAATGGCCCGCCTCCTCAAAGCGCGCGGAAATGACAATGTGAGTGTCATTCTCCTCGATACTCAAGGGTTTGAAGAACATGAACGCGATAGCCTCGCGCCCGTGGACCTCGATGAGTTTCGCGACAAGCTGGTCAAGTTCAACGGGATGTACCCTGGCATCGACGATGCGCAAATAGAGCGCTATCACCGGGTCTACAATCACAACCGGTCATGCGTTCCCAGCTATGAGTGCCAACCCCTAGAGGTTCGCGTGGTTTTTGTTCAGGCCTTCGGGTCTCTCAACAAAGACTTTTTGCATGAGTTACGCCAGTTCTGGATAGAACGGGTGACAGGCAGCTTCATGACCAGATTGGTTCGCGGAGACCATTGGGAACTGCTGGAGTCAGAAGAAATCCAGCGCGTCAAAAAAGCAATCTCCTACGAGTTTCAGTTGTTTGAGCGGAAGAACTCCCACACTCTTTCCCCTGCTGTACCTAGTGTCGCTTAG